The following proteins come from a genomic window of Trifolium pratense cultivar HEN17-A07 linkage group LG4, ARS_RC_1.1, whole genome shotgun sequence:
- the LOC123923150 gene encoding nucleobase-ascorbate transporter 1-like, with protein sequence MADITHFPMEQLQDLDYCLDSNPSWVEIILLAFQNYILMLGTSVMLPSMIVPAMGGTHRDTAHVIQTILFVAGINTLLQTLFGTRLPTVVGGSFAYLFPIAYIINDPSLKHISNSHERFIQSMKAIQGALIVASSIQIILGYSQVWGLFSRFFSPLGMAPVVGLVGLGLFERGFSVLGNCVEIGIPMLLLVIGLSQYLKHVRPVRDIPIFERFPVLICVPIIWIYAVILTASGAYRDKPFKTQHNCRTDRADLISTAPWFMFPYPLQWGAPTFSVGHSFAMMSAVIVSMVESTGAYQAAARLAIATPPPAYVLSRGIGWQGIGVMLDGLFGTLTGSTVSVENVGLLGLTRVGSRRVVQVSAGFMIFFSTLGKFGAVFASIPFPIFAALYCLLFGVVASVGISFLQFTNMNSMRNLIIIGLTLFLGISVPQLFNQSSSPSLPGYVHTKAGWFNAFLNTIFSSPVTVGLIIAVLLDNTLEVEKSKKDRGMPWWVKFRTFRGDNRNEEFYTLPFNLNRFFPPK encoded by the exons TTGAAATTATCCTACTAGCATTTCAAAATTACATATTGATGCTTGGAACAAGTGTGATGCTTCCTTCAATGATAGTTCCAGCCATGGGAGGAACTCAT CGTGATACGGCACATGTGATACAAACTATACTCTTTGTAGCCGGCATTAACACACTTCTTCAAACGCTATTTGGTACAAGATTGCCTACAGTAGTTGGAGGTTCCTTTGCGTATCTGTTTCCGATTGCTTATATTATCAATGACCCCTCATTGAAACATATTAGTAACTCTCATGAA AGATTTATACAATCAATGAAAGCAATACAAGGAGCTCTAATTGTAGCCTCAAGTATTCAGATAATCTTGGGTTACAGCCAAGTCTGGGGACTATTTTCAAG GTTTTTCAGTCCTCTTGGAATGGCACCTGTAGTTGGATTAGTTGGATTAGGGTTATTTGAACGCGGATTTTCTGTG TTGGGAAACTGCGTAGAAATTGGTATACCAATGCTATTGTTGGTAATTGGTTTGTCACAA TATCTAAAGCATGTGAGACCAGTTAGAGATATCCCTATCTTTGAACGTTTTCCAGTGTTGATTTGTGTCCCAATTATTTGGATCTATGCTGTTATCTTGACTGCCAGTGGCGCTTACCGAGATAAACCTTTCAAAACACAACATAATTGTCGTACAGACAGAGCCGATCTAATATCTACTGCTCCATg GTTTATGTTTCCATACCCTCTTCAATGGGGGGCACCTACATTTTCTGTTGGCCATTCATTTGCCATGATGTCGGCAGTTATAGTCTCTATGGTGGAG TCAACTGGTGCATACCAGGCAGCAGCTCGGTTAGCCATCGCCACACCACCTCCTGCGTATGTGTTGAGTCGAGGCATTGGTTGGCAG GGGATTGGTGTCATGCTTGATGGTCTTTTTGGAACATTGACAGGTTCTACTGTTTCTGT GGAAAATGTTGGATTACTTGGACTAACCCGAGTTGGAAGTCGAAGAGTCGTTCAAGTTTCTGCTGGTTTCATGATATTCTTCTCTACTTTAG GAAAATTTGGAGCTGTTTTCGCATCTATACCTTTCCCGATATTTGCTGCACTGTACTGCCTTCTCTTTGGCGTTGTCG CTTCAGTTGGAATATCATTTCTTCAGTTCACAAACATGAACTCTATGAGAAATCTTATTATCATTGGCCTTACATTGTTCCTTGGAATATCTGTTCCTCAACTTTTCAATCAGTCCTCGTCTCCTTCGCTTCCCGGATACGTCCATACTAAAGCAGGATGG TTCAATGCATTCTTAAACACCATATTCTCATCACCAGTAACAGTTGGTTTGATAATAGCGGTGTTGCTCGACAACACTCTTGAGGTAGAAAAGTCAAAGAAAGATCGAGGGATGCCATGGTGGGTGAAGTTTAGAACATTTAGAGGAGACAATAGAAATGAAGAATTCTATACACTGCCATTCAATCTCAATAGGTTCTTCCCGCCTAAGTGA
- the LOC123922302 gene encoding uncharacterized protein LOC123922302 has product MEASLTSTNVHVNNHIPDDIIFSILSKLPLKSFKQFECVHKSWSLLFDDTYFITMYHNNLLSNDCSYYDDTCLLVGVTEGTEYYRMGGVLVGDMYSLSGENFENSVKLDWPNPPFPEDEDLDLDGDGDEYYIGFGKVCVLSTISIGNLYYGIHATNEFKVIPSSLDESGAFLMLGFAIPRYHLVGYDHIKDDYKVIRFMDCDGDDDDDYGDDDDDDYDDKIVSFWEIYSLNSNLWRKIDVDMPLYSTKKNVYIMECLIGGIEMKHIHI; this is encoded by the coding sequence ATGGAGGCATCACTGACTTCAACAAATGTTCATGTTAACAATCATATACCCGATGATATTATCTTCTCTATTCTCTCCAAACTTCCTCTCAAATCTTTTAAACAATTTGAATGTGTACACAAATCATGGTCCCTCTTATTTGATGATACTTATTTCATAACTATGTACCACAACAATTTATTATCGAATGATTGTTCTTATTATGATGATACATGTCTCCTCGTAGGTGTGACAGAAGGTACTGAATACTACAGGATGGGTGGTGTTTTAGTAGGTGATATGTATTCTCTTTCCGGTGAAAATTTTGAGAATAGTGTCAAATTAGATTGGCcaaatcctccatttcctgaGGATGAGGATTTGGATCTGGATGGGGATGGGGATGAGTATTACATTGGTTTTGGAAAAGTATGTGTGCTTTCCACCATTTCGATTGGAAACTTATATTATGGAATCCATGCTACTAATGAATTCAAGGTGATTCCTTCCAGCCTTGACGAGTCAGGAGCTTTTTTGATGTTGGGGTTTGCTATTCCCCGTTATCATCTAGTTGGTTATGATCACATTAAAGATGACTATAAGGTGATTCGGTTCATGGActgtgatggtgatgatgatgacgacTATGGTGACGATGATGACGACGACTATGATGACAAAATTGTTTCCTTCTGGGAGATATATAGCCTAAACAGTAACCTTTGGAGGAAAATTGATGTCGACATGCCTCTTTATTCTACTAAAAAAAACGTGTACATAATGGAGTGTCTCATTGGTGGGATAGAAATGAAACACATTCATATTTGA
- the LOC123922303 gene encoding MDIS1-interacting receptor like kinase 2-like, translating into MALYTLNIMSTKLLSFHFILIMFFNSLLWLSTLQVYGIFTFAATNATKVQGSEAIALLNWKTNLDKQSQASLSSWSIISSPCNWKGIVCDEKTNYVTIINLANFGLKGTLLSLNFSSFPMLQTLDISYNFFHGTIPHQIGNLPKISKLKMSHNLFNGSIPQEIGTLRNLSHLHIAICKLIGSIPSTIGMLINLVELDLSANYLTGKIPSIKNLMNLQQLVLYGNSLSGPIPMDLGTISSLRTIKLLSNNFSGEIPSSIGNLNNLRKLQLSYNQLYGSIPSTIGNLTKLIQLSLSQNQISGSIPSSLGNLINLEMLSLSENHLTGPIPSTFGNLTKLTFLLLHMNKLNGSISQAMKNITNLKSLQLSSNDFIGQLPHQICLGGSLRNFSANENHFSGLVPITLKNCSSLVRLNLADNMLVGNISDDFGVYPNLSYIDLSHNYFHGKILQSWRKSHNLIGLRISNNNLSGTIPPELGQAPKLQSLQLSSNHLTGKIPKELCNLTSLYELSISNNELYGKVPIEIGFMQGLGNLNLAENSLSGSIPKQIGKLLKLVHLNLSNNKFMEGIPHEFNRLQSLEDLDLGGNLLSGQIPEEIGKLQKLNTLNLSHNNLSGNIPSNFKDMISLTNVSISYNQLEGPIPNNQVFSKAPFEALRNNKGLCGNSSSLVPCVVSHHNTKSKHKSVMILILFIFLIVFLVGGSLYIHWKKARKLKKQAREEQEQKQIEDVFSIWSYDGKMVYENIIEATEDFDEKYLIGEGGSGLVYKANLASGQVVAVKKLHAEVESEMNNFTAFTNEVKALTQIKHRNIVKLYGFCSHPRHSFVVYEFLEGGSLDNVMRLDTQATTFDWKKRVNVVKGVTNALYHMHHGCSPPIVHRDISSKNVLLDLDCEAYISDFGTAKILNLDSHNSTTFAGTYGYAAPELAYTHEVNEKCDVFSFGVLCLEIIIGKHPGDLISTLFSSSEAPKAYNLLLKDVLDQRLPLPENSVAKDVILIAKMGFACLSDNPHSRPTMKQVYNMFVMPKSPSMETFRIVTLGQLLN; encoded by the exons ATGG CACTCTACACCTTAAACATAATGTCCACAAAGCTTCTgtcttttcattttattctcATCATGTTTTTCAATTCACTTTTATGGCTTTCTACCCTCCAAGTTTATGGCATTTTCACTTTTGCTGCCACTAATGCTACAAAAGTTCAAGGTAGTGAAGCAATTGCTCTATTAAATTGGAAAACTAACCTTGACAAACAAAGCCAAGCTTCATTGTCTTCTTGGTCCATCATTTCAAGTCCTTGCAATTGGAAGGGGATTGTTTGTGATGAAAAAACCAATTATGTGACAATTATAAATCTTGCAAACTTTGGTCTTAAAGGTACTCTTTTAAGTCTCAACTTCTCATCCTTTCCTATGCTTCAAACTTTGGATATAAGTTACAACTTTTTTCATGGTACTATTCCACATCAAATTGGTAACTTGCCCAAAATTTCTAAACTAAAAATGAGTCATAATCTTTTCAATGGTTCCATTCCACAAGAAATAGGGACACTAAGGAATCTAAGTCACCTTCATATTGCAATATGTAAACTCATTGGTTCCATTCCCTCAACAATTGGAATGTTGATAAATCTTGTTGAACTTGATTTATCAGCTAATTATCTCACCGGCAAAATTCCTTCCATAAAAAACTTGATGAACTTACAACAACTTGTTCTATACGGAAATTCTCTTTCTGGACCGATTCCTATGGATTTAGGCACAATCTCTTCTCTTAGAACAATTAAATTGTTAAGCAACAATTTTTCTGGTGAAATTCCATCCTCCATAGGAAACTTGAATAATTTGAGGAAACTTCAGCTTAGTTATAATCAACTTTATGGATCAATTCCTTCTACTATAGGAAACTTGACAAAACTCATTCAATTATCACTTTCTCAAAACCAAATTTCTGGATCAATTCCATCTTCATTAGGAAACTTGATCAATCTAGAAATGCTTAGTCTTTCAGAAAATCATCTTACTGGTCCTATTCCTTCAACCTTTGGAAACTTGACCAAACTAACCTTTCTATTACTTCACATGAACAAACTTAATGGTAGCATTTCACAAGCAATGAAAAACATTACCAATTTGAAAAGCTTACAATTAAGTTCAAATGATTTCATTGGCCAATTGCCACATCAAATTTGCCTTGGTGGATCACTAAGAAACTTTTCTGCTAATGAGAATCATTTTAGTGGTTTAGTTCCGATAACCTTGAAGAATTGTTCAAGCCTTGTTAGACTCAACCTTGCAGATAATATGTTAGTTGGAAATATTTCAGATGATTTTGGTGTATATCCAAATTTGAGCTACATTGATTTGAGTCACAACTACTTTCATGGCAAAATTTTGCAAAGTTGGAGGAAAAGTCATAATCTAATTGGCCTAAGGATCTCAAATAACAATTTATCAGGTACTATACCTCCAGAACTAGGACAAGCCCCTAAGTTACAATCACTTCAACTTTCTTCAAATCACTTAACAGGAAAAATTCCTAAAGAGCTTTGTAACTTGACTTCATTGTATGAACTCTCCATTAGTAACAATGAACTTTATGGAAAAGTTCCTATAGAAATAGGATTCATGCAAGGACTTGGAAACTTGAATCTTGCAGAAAATAGTTTAAGTGGCTCAATTCCAAAACAAATTGGAAAGCTTCTCAAACTAGTTCATTTGAATTTGAGCAATAATAAGTTCATGGAAGGAATTCCACATGAATTTAACAGATTGCAATCTCTGGAAGATCTTGATCTTGGTGGAAATTTGTTAAGTGGACAAATACCCGAAGAAATTGGAAAGTTGCAAAAGTTGAACACATTGAACCTTTCTCACAATAATCTCTCTGGAAATATTCCATCTAATTTTAAAGATATGATTAGCTTGACAAATGTTAGCATATCTTATAACCAATTAGAGGGTCCAATTCCAAACAATCAAGTGTTTTCTAAGGCACCTTTTGAAGCATTGAGAAACAATAAAGGCTTGTGTGGTAATTCTTCAAGCTTGGTTCCTTGTGTGGTAAGTCATCACAATACAAAAAGTAAACACAAAAGTGTGATGATATTGATACTATTTATATTTCTTATAGTCTTCTTGGTTGGTGGTTCTTTGTATATTCATTGGAAAAAGGCAAGAAAACTTAAAAAGCAAGCtagagaagaacaagaacaaaaacaaattgaagATGTTTTTTCCATATGGAGTTATGATGGAAAAATGGTTTATGAAAATATCATTGAAGCAACGGAGGATTTTGATGAGAAATATCTCATTGGTGAAGGAGGTTCTGGTTTGGTTTACAAGGCTAATTTAGCATCTGGTCAAGTTGTTGCTGTGAAAAAACTTCATGCTGAAGTTGAGAGTGAAATGAACAATTTCACGGCTTTTACTAATGAGGTTAAAGCGTTGACGCAAATCAAACATCGTAACATTGTGAAGTTGTATGGATTTTGTTCGCATCCGCGCCACTCTTTTGTGGTTTATGAGTTCTTAGAAGGAGGGAGTTTGGATAATGTGATGAGACTTGATACACAAGCAACAACATTTGATTGGAAAAAGAGAGTGAATGTTGTTAAGGGTGTGACAAATGCTCTTTACCATATGCATCATGGTTGCTCTCCTCCTATTGTTCATCGTGACATATCGAGCAAAAATGTTCTTTTAGATTTGGATTGTGAAGCTTACATCTCAGACTTTGGAACTGCTAAGATTCTTAATCTTGATTCACATAATTCAACAACATTTGCAGGCACTTATGGATATGCAGCACCAG AGCTTGCATATACTCATGAAGTGAATGAGAAATGTGATGTGTTTAGTTTTGGAGTGCTATGTTTGGAAATAATTATAGGAAAGCATCCAGGGGATCTGATTTCTACATTGTTTTCATCATCTGAAGCACCAAAAGCATATAATTTACTATTGAAAGATGTATTAGACCAAAGACTTCCTCTTCCAGAAAATTCAGTTGCTAAGGATGTGATCTTGATTGCAAAAATGGGATTTGCTTGCTTGAGTGACAATCCACATTCTAGACCAACTATGAAACAAGTTTATAACATGTTTGTGATGCCAAAATCACCATCAATGGAGACATTCCGCATCGTCACACTTGGTCAACTTTTAAATTAG
- the LOC123923417 gene encoding subtilisin-like protease Glyma18g48580, with translation MSSSITKLFLSSFILCSFLQEHTHAIRKTYIVYLGGHSHGPNPSLDDLELATNSHYDLLASILGSHEKAKETVMYSYNKHINGFAALLEDEEATKIAKNSNVVSVFLSKEYKLHTTRSWEFLGLEKYGGISLDSAWWMARFGEDTIMANLDSGVWPEHESFSGIGYGPVPSKWRGNGVCEIDHFITTSNTSTTFCNRKLIGARIFSKNYEAQFGKLNPSNLTARDFVGHGTHTLSTAAGNFSPNVTIFGNGNGTAKGGSPRARVAAYKVCWSKTDAGGCHEADILEAFDHAIYDGVDVISISLGGFDPYIEALFTDGISIGSFHAVAKNVVVICSAGNDGPAPRTVTNVAPWSFTVAASTIDREFVSHVLIGHKHYMKGASLSKGLPTGPSKKKKIYPMIHSIDARFPNATIQDARYCKPRTLDPTKVKGKILVCIRLDDTTSIAQGFEAAVAGAVGVFVMNDKNSGNVLLAEPHPLPGASMDSNEDEDIDEREWFGKGGTDENITRKMIAYMDAARTYTGLRPAPIMAGFSSRGPSAVQPLILKPDITAPGVNILAAYSQATSPSNLPSDTRRVPYNLQQGTSMSCPHVAGIAGLLKTLHPNWSPAAIKSAIMTTATTIDNTNQLIRNAFDKISTPFEYGSGHIQPNLAMDPGLVYDLTTTDYLNFICASGHNQNLLKFFNNNSYTCPESYNIENLNYPSITVTNRGLNPINVTRTVTNVGSPSTYIVETSQLEEFKVHVQPSSLTFKKIGEKKTFQVIMEAIGWPYHGFPVFGKLTWTNGKRKVTSPIVVL, from the exons ATGTCATCTTCTATCACCAAACTTTTtctatcatcattcattctttgCAGTTTCTTGCAAGAACACACTCATGCCATTAGAAAG ACATATATTGTATACTTGGGAGGACATTCTCATGGTCCAAATCCTTCCCTTGATGATCTTGAATTAGCCACAAATTCACATTATGATTTACTTGCTTCAATCTTAGGAAG CCATGAGAAGGCAAAGGAAACAGTTATGTATTCATACAATAAGCACATAAATGGATTTGCTGCATTACTTGAAGATGAAGAGGCAACAAAGATTGCAA AGAACTCAAATGTAGTTTCTGTTTTCTTGAGCAAAGAATATAAATTGCACACTACTAGGTCATGGGAATTTCTTGGACTGGAAAAATATGGTGGAATTTCTCTTGATTCTGCTTGGTGGATGGCCAGATTTGGTGAAGATACAATCATGGCTAATTTAGATTCAG GTGTTTGGCCAGAACATGAAAGTTTCAGTGGCATTGGATATGGTCCAGTTCCATCAAAGTGGCGTGGGAATGGAGTATGTGAGATTGATCATTTTATTACTACTTCAAATACTTCAACAACATTCTGCAATAG GAAGCTAATTGGAGCAAGAATATTCAGTAAAAACTACGAAGCACAATTTGGAAAACTCAATCCCTCAAACCTCACAGCGCGTGACTTTGTTGGCCACGGTACACACACCTTATCAACAGCCGCGGGTAACTTTTCACCCAATGTAACAATATTTGGTAACGGTAATGGCACAGCAAAAGGTGGATCCCCTAGAGCGCGTGTTGCAGCCTACAAAGTGTGTTGGTCAAAAACAGACGCAG GTGGATGTCACGAAGCTGATATTCTAGAAGCATTTGATCATGCTATATATGATGGTGTTGATGTCATTTCAATCTCTTTGGGTGGTTTTGATCCATATATTGAAGCTTTGTTCACCGATGGAATTTCAATTGGGTCATTTCACGCTGTTGCTAAGAATGTTGTGGTTATTTGTTCTGCTGGAAATGATGGACCAGCTCCTAGAACTGTTACAAATGTAGCACCTTGGTCTTTTACGGTTGCAGCTAGTACAATTGATAGGGAATTTGTTAGTCACGTTTTAATTGGTCACAAACATTACATGAAG GGTGCTAGTCTTAGTAAAGGCTTACCAACAGGTCCAtcgaagaaaaagaaaatatatccGATGATTCATTCTATCGATGCTAGATTTCCTAATGCCACAATTCAAGATGC CCGTTATTGCAAGCCTAGAACACTTGATCCTACCAAAGTAAAGGGAAAGATATTAGTTTGCATTCGACTTGACGACACAACATCAATTGCTCAAGGCTTTGAAGCAGCTGTTGCAGGTGCAGTCGGAGTTTTTGTGATGAATGATAAGAACAGTGGAAATGTACTTCTAGCTGAGCCTCATCCTTTACCTGGTGCAAGTATGGATAGcaatgaagatgaagatattgATGAACGTGAATGGTTCGGAAAAGGTGGTACTGACGAGAACATAACCAG GAAAATGATTGCATACATGGATGCTGCAAGAACATATACAGGATTAAGGCCAGCTCCAATTATGGCTGGATTCTCATCTAGGGGTCCTAGTGCTGTGCAGCCATTGATACTTAAG cCTGACATAACTGCTCCTGGAGTCAACATATTGGCTGCTTATTCACAAGCCACTAGTCCTTCCAATCTACCATCAGATACACGTCGAGTTCCTTACAATCTGCAACAAGGAACTTCTATGTCTTGTCCTCACGTTGCTGGAATTGCTGGTCTTCTCAAGACACTTCATCCTAATTGGAGTCCAGCCGCTATCAAATCAGCCATCATGACTACCG CTACCACAATAGATAACACCAATCAACTGATTCGGAATGCATTTGATAAGATATCAACTCCATTTGAATATGGTTCTGGGCATATTCAACCTAACCTTGCAATGGATCCAGGACTTGTTTATGATCTAACCACAACCGATTACTTGAACTTCATATGTGCTTCTGGTCACAATCAAAACTTACTCAAGTTCTTCAATAACAACTCTTACACTTGTCCCGAGTCTTACAATATCGAAAATCTCAACTATCCTTCAATTACCGTAACTAATCGAGGATTAAACCCTATAAATGTTACTCGTACTGTTACAAATGTTGGGTCTCCTAGCACATATATTGTTGAAACTAGCCAACTTGAAGAATTTAAGGTTCATGTTCAACCAAGTTCCTTGACTTTTAAGAAAATTGGAGAAAAGAAGACCTTTCAGGTAATTATGGAGGCAATTGGTTGGCCTTATCATGGTTTTCCGGTGTTTGGGAAATTGACATGGACAAATGGCAAACGCAAAGTTACTAGTCCTATTGTAGTTCTTTAA